The genomic window GCGCGGCACGGTGGTGCCCGTCGCGGCCGTCGCGTCGTTCGACGGGGACGCCGTGGTGCTGGCGGACGGCAGCCGGATCACCCCGGACGCGGTGATCGCGGCGACCGGCTACGACCGCGCCCTGGAGGGCATGGTCGGGCACCTGGGCGTGCTGGACTCCCGGGGCCGCCCCGTGGTCCACGGTGCCCGCACCCCGGAGGGGGCACCGGGCCTCTACTTCACCGGATTCACCAACCCGATCAGCGGCATGCTCCGCGAGATAGCCCGCGACGCACGGAAGATAGCCGCGCGCCTGGCGAAGCACTGAACCCGGTACGCGGGATCGAGGAAGGTCCGGGTTGAGCGGCGGTGTACCCCGACCGGTCACTGCCTGGGCCCGGCCGGGCCGGGACGGGTCAGTGGGCGGTCCGCCGGTTCGCCGCGCCGCCGGACCATCAGCGCCATCAGCGCGGCCGTCGCGCACAGCGCTCCCGAGGCGTACCACACCACGTCGTACGAACCCGTCACATCGCGTGCCACGCCTCCGAGGAAGGCCACCAGGGCCGCCCCCACCTGGTGCGAGGCCAGCACCCAGCCGAAGACGATCGCGCTGTCCTCGCCGTACTGCTCGCGGCACAGGGCCAGCGTCGGCGGCACCGTGGCCACCCAGTCCAGGCCGTAGAAGACGATGAAGAAGACCATCGGCGGGTGCACCGCAGGAGCCATCAGCATCGGCAGGAACAGCAGCGAGACACCGCGCAGCGCGTAGTAGACGGCCAGCAGGCGCCGGGCGTCGAAGCGGTCCGTGAGCCAGCCGCTGAGGACCGTGCCGATGACGTCGAAGACGCCGATGACGGCCAGCAGTGAGGCCGCTGCGGTGATCGCCATGCCGTGGTCGTGGGCCGAGGGCACGAAGTGGGTGCGGATCAGACCGTTCGTGGAAGCGCCGCAGATCGCGAACGACCCGGCCAGCAGCCAGAAGGGGCCCGTGCGGGCCGCGTCCAGCAGGACGCGTACGGTGCGCGTCGCGGCGCCGGTCGCGGGGGCCGGCTTCTCCACGAACGAGCCGCCGTACGGGGCGAGGCCGACGTCGGCGGGGTGGTCACGCATCAGGAACCAGACGAACGGCACGACGACGACCGCGGCGAGGGCCACCGTCACCGAGGCCGGGCGCCAGCCGTGTTCCTCCACGATCCAGGCGCACAGCGGGAGGAAGACCAGCTGGCCGGACGCCCCCGCGGCCGTCAGGATGCCCGTGACCAGCCCCCGACGGGCGACGAACCAGCGGTTGGTGACGGTCGCCGAGAAGGCCAGCGCCATCGATCCC from Streptomyces sp. NBC_01341 includes these protein-coding regions:
- a CDS encoding MFS transporter; translated protein: MLGRVTQTTDSAAAAGTPHGLPGRRRVHRAWIVAAVTFVTIIGGAAFNSLPGLLIDPLHTEFGWSRGEIGLAVSIDMALYGLTAPFAAALMDRFGIRKVVVVALSAVAAGALASVWMTASWQLMLYWGLLVGLGTGSMALAFSATVTNRWFVARRGLVTGILTAAGASGQLVFLPLCAWIVEEHGWRPASVTVALAAVVVVPFVWFLMRDHPADVGLAPYGGSFVEKPAPATGAATRTVRVLLDAARTGPFWLLAGSFAICGASTNGLIRTHFVPSAHDHGMAITAAASLLAVIGVFDVIGTVLSGWLTDRFDARRLLAVYYALRGVSLLFLPMLMAPAVHPPMVFFIVFYGLDWVATVPPTLALCREQYGEDSAIVFGWVLASHQVGAALVAFLGGVARDVTGSYDVVWYASGALCATAALMALMVRRRGEPADRPLTRPGPAGPRQ